In the genome of Xanthomonas hortorum pv. pelargonii, the window TCATGGGTCACTGGACCACGCTCGACACCCCCGACGGCCAGGTCGCCGCCTGGCACGCCACTCCGACCACCAGCCCGCGCGGCGGTTTGGTGGTGATCCAGGAGATCTTCGGCGTTAACGAACATATCCGCGCGGTGGCCGATGATTACGCTGCACGCGGCTACGAAGTGCTGGCACCGGCCTTCTTCGATCTGGAAGAAAAAGACGTGCAGCTGCCCTACGACCAGGAAAGCCTGCAGCGCGGCCTGGCCCTGGCCAATGCGGTCGGCCTGGAGCGCGCGGTGGAGGTGGTCAAATCCGCCGCCACCCTGCTCAGCCGCGCCGGCAAGGTCGGCACCGTGGGCTATTGCTGGGGCGGCTCGGTGGCGCTGCTGTCGGCAATCCGCCTGGGCCTACCCTCGGTGAGCTACTACGGCGGCCGCAACACCCAGCTGCTGGACGAAACTCCGAAGGCGCCGGTGATGTTCCACTTCGGCGAGCGCGATACCAGCATTCCGCCCGAGGCGATCCAGGCCCACCGCGAGAAGCTGCCGCAGATGGAAACCTTCGTGTATCCGACCGGCCACGCCTTCAACCGCAGCATCGATCCCAACCACTACGACACCGACAGCGCCGAGCGCGCGTTGGAGCGCACTCTGGGCTTCTTCGAAGCGCATCTGGGATGAGCGGGACCGCAGCAAGCGAATCTGCCCCAAGCAGGTCAGGAACGAGCGGCTTCCAGCTCGATGCGCGTCTTGCGGCCGACAGCGTATTCGTCGCCGACGGACCGCTGTCGCAGGTGCGGCTGATGGACGACAGCCGCTTCCCGTGGATCGTGCTGGTGCCGCAGGTGGCCGATGTCAGCGAATGGATCGATCTGGAAGGTGGTCAGCAACGATTGTTGCTGGCCGAGATCAATCAGCTCTCGCAGCTGCTGCGCGTCGAGCCCGAGGTGTCCAAACTCAATATCGGCGCGCTGGGCAACATCGTGCGGCAGCTGCACGTGCATCTGGTCGG includes:
- a CDS encoding dienelactone hydrolase family protein encodes the protein MGHWTTLDTPDGQVAAWHATPTTSPRGGLVVIQEIFGVNEHIRAVADDYAARGYEVLAPAFFDLEEKDVQLPYDQESLQRGLALANAVGLERAVEVVKSAATLLSRAGKVGTVGYCWGGSVALLSAIRLGLPSVSYYGGRNTQLLDETPKAPVMFHFGERDTSIPPEAIQAHREKLPQMETFVYPTGHAFNRSIDPNHYDTDSAERALERTLGFFEAHLG
- a CDS encoding HIT domain-containing protein is translated as MSGTAASESAPSRSGTSGFQLDARLAADSVFVADGPLSQVRLMDDSRFPWIVLVPQVADVSEWIDLEGGQQRLLLAEINQLSQLLRVEPEVSKLNIGALGNIVRQLHVHLVGRHPGDAAWPGPVWGSGSAQRFAPDALQQRVAAWAQRLR